A single region of the Nocardioides aquaticus genome encodes:
- a CDS encoding TIGR02206 family membrane protein gives MDGFTTFGTQHLVMLGVAAVGLVPAVLVGQTRPDEAARRRTSRVLAVVLVVVLVPLQTLGFLGGRYDVDTTLPLQLCDLASLAAVVALWTHHRYAVGLTYYWGLLMTTQGLLTPALDTGFPSVAFVGFWALHLLVVWSAVHLTWGVRLPPTWREYVTTVATTLVWAGAVFLFNGAAGTNYGFLERKPEGSVLDVLADWPTYLAQLAVIVLLLWALMTLPWTLVRRRSRQPA, from the coding sequence GTGGACGGCTTCACGACGTTCGGCACCCAGCACCTGGTGATGCTGGGCGTCGCCGCGGTCGGGCTGGTGCCCGCGGTGCTCGTCGGCCAGACCCGGCCCGACGAGGCGGCACGACGTCGTACGAGCCGGGTGCTGGCGGTCGTCCTGGTCGTCGTGCTGGTGCCGCTGCAGACCCTGGGCTTCCTGGGCGGGCGGTACGACGTGGACACCACCCTGCCGCTGCAGCTGTGCGACCTGGCCAGCCTCGCGGCGGTGGTCGCGCTGTGGACCCACCACCGCTACGCGGTCGGCCTGACGTACTACTGGGGCCTGCTGATGACGACCCAGGGCCTGCTGACCCCGGCGCTGGACACCGGCTTCCCCTCGGTCGCGTTCGTCGGGTTCTGGGCCCTGCACCTGCTGGTCGTCTGGTCCGCGGTGCACCTGACCTGGGGCGTGCGGCTGCCGCCGACGTGGCGGGAGTACGTCACGACGGTGGCCACCACGCTCGTCTGGGCCGGCGCGGTCTTCCTCTTCAACGGCGCCGCCGGCACCAACTACGGCTTCCTGGAGCGCAAGCCCGAGGGGTCCGTGCTCGACGTGCTCGCGGACTGGCCGACCTACCTGGCCCAGCTCGCGGTGATCGTGCTGCTGCTGTGGGCGCTGATGACCCTGCCGTGGACGCTCGTGCGCCGCCGGTCGCGTCAGCCCGCCTGA
- a CDS encoding Mur ligase family protein has product MTSLVELRVLEGPNLYFPRAAIKLTLDTGVLSDAPEDAVRRLATRVGLTRVRPGAPGSGFRQRAVLRVVEQLVRQVAREAGTTRLGIRVRPTSDSARIVVAYPWRDRSRARALGEAVAGVLDGLPARTAPDAAALEDLVADAAEAVRGVEPGPRPTTIRPRVPVVAVTGTNGKTTTSRMVAHVARHAGRHVGWSNTDGVYVDGVLVEAGDYSGPSGAGRVLAHREVDFAVTETARGGILLKGIGLVHNDVSVVTNVTADHLGLHGIDTVDQLAEVKAVVPWITRKDGWAVLNADDPRVHAMRRTTRARWWIFTRDPDGPAVRETLDAGGRVTTVIDGWICVLRPDADPDPLVELVEVPMTLSGLSRFNVENALAAASASLAAGLDRDDVVGGLRDFTPDAEHNPGRMNFFTVPTDRGPVTVVMDLAHNEVGLEAMVEIMRGVRSPGGRVLLGLGVVGDRTRDLIESLGEIAGRDADLVAIGHKAKYFRDRTQAELDAWLREGLGHVGVGPDDVASYDTELESLVALVAQAAPGDVVGLMCHAERQECYDWIASVGGTPDGTEVLRDKVRAARAAQEVQAG; this is encoded by the coding sequence GTGACCTCCCTCGTCGAGCTGCGCGTCCTCGAAGGACCGAACCTCTACTTCCCCCGCGCCGCGATCAAGCTGACCCTGGACACCGGTGTGCTGTCCGACGCCCCCGAGGACGCCGTACGCCGGCTCGCCACGCGGGTCGGCCTGACCCGGGTCCGCCCCGGGGCGCCCGGCAGCGGCTTCCGCCAGCGCGCGGTGCTGCGGGTGGTCGAGCAGCTGGTCCGCCAGGTGGCCCGCGAGGCCGGCACGACCCGCCTCGGCATCCGGGTGCGGCCGACCAGCGACAGCGCACGGATCGTGGTGGCCTACCCCTGGCGCGACCGCAGCCGCGCCCGGGCCCTCGGCGAGGCCGTCGCGGGCGTGCTCGACGGGCTCCCGGCCCGCACGGCGCCCGACGCCGCCGCGCTGGAGGACCTGGTCGCCGACGCCGCGGAGGCCGTACGGGGGGTGGAGCCCGGTCCGCGCCCGACCACGATCCGCCCCCGGGTCCCCGTGGTCGCGGTGACCGGGACCAACGGCAAGACGACCACCTCCCGGATGGTGGCGCACGTCGCCCGTCACGCCGGCCGGCACGTCGGTTGGTCGAACACCGACGGCGTCTACGTCGACGGGGTGCTGGTCGAGGCCGGCGACTACTCCGGTCCCTCCGGCGCCGGACGGGTGCTGGCCCACCGGGAGGTCGACTTCGCGGTCACCGAGACCGCCCGCGGAGGCATCCTGCTCAAGGGCATCGGGCTGGTGCACAACGACGTGTCCGTGGTCACCAACGTCACCGCCGACCACCTCGGCCTGCACGGCATCGACACCGTCGACCAGCTCGCGGAGGTCAAGGCCGTGGTCCCGTGGATCACGCGCAAGGACGGCTGGGCCGTGCTGAACGCCGACGACCCCCGGGTGCACGCGATGCGGCGGACCACCCGCGCGCGGTGGTGGATCTTCACCCGGGACCCCGACGGGCCCGCGGTCCGCGAGACCCTCGACGCCGGCGGACGGGTCACCACGGTGATCGACGGCTGGATCTGCGTGCTGCGTCCCGACGCCGACCCGGACCCGCTGGTCGAGCTGGTCGAGGTGCCGATGACGCTGAGCGGGCTGTCCCGCTTCAACGTCGAGAACGCGCTGGCCGCCGCGTCGGCCTCGCTGGCCGCCGGTCTCGACCGCGACGACGTGGTCGGCGGGCTCCGCGACTTCACCCCCGACGCCGAGCACAACCCGGGCCGGATGAACTTCTTCACGGTGCCGACCGACCGGGGCCCGGTCACGGTCGTGATGGACCTGGCGCACAACGAGGTCGGTCTGGAGGCGATGGTCGAGATCATGCGCGGCGTGCGCAGCCCCGGCGGTCGGGTGCTGCTCGGGCTCGGCGTCGTCGGCGACCGGACCCGCGACCTGATCGAGTCCCTCGGCGAGATCGCCGGACGCGACGCCGACCTCGTGGCGATCGGGCACAAGGCGAAGTACTTCCGCGACCGCACCCAGGCCGAGCTCGACGCCTGGCTGCGCGAGGGCCTCGGGCACGTCGGGGTCGGGCCCGACGACGTGGCGTCGTACGACACCGAGCTCGAGTCGCTGGTCGCGCTGGTCGCGCAGGCCGCCCCGGGCGACGTCGTCGGGCTGATGTGCCACGCCGAGCGGCAGGAGTGCTACGACTGGATCGCCTCGGTCGGCGGGACGCCCGACGGCACCGAGGTGCTGCGGGACAAGGTCCGGGCCGCCCGGGCCGCCCAGGAGGTTCAGGCGGGCTGA
- the fabI gene encoding enoyl-ACP reductase FabI produces the protein MAGLLEGKRILVAGVTMDSSIGFHTARIAQEQGATVLISNFGRALGITRRIAKRLPVEPPVLELDVTDDEHLAALPDAVREHVDGLDGVVHSIAFGNPETLLGGKFLDGPWPDVAQAVQVSAYSLKSLSVACAPLMSEGGSVVGLTFDATVAWPAYDWMGVAKAGLESTSRYLARDLGPQGIRVNLVSAGPLKTLAAKAIPGFEQLENMWSDRAPLGWDNTDQGPTAKAVCALLSDFFPATTGEIVHVDGGFHAMGA, from the coding sequence ATGGCGGGACTCCTCGAGGGCAAGCGGATCCTGGTCGCGGGGGTGACCATGGACTCCTCCATCGGCTTCCACACCGCGCGGATCGCGCAGGAGCAGGGCGCCACCGTCCTGATCTCCAACTTCGGCCGGGCGCTGGGCATCACCCGGCGCATCGCCAAGCGGCTGCCGGTCGAGCCGCCCGTGCTCGAGCTCGACGTCACCGACGACGAGCACCTCGCGGCGCTGCCCGACGCGGTCCGCGAGCACGTCGACGGCCTCGACGGCGTGGTCCACTCCATCGCCTTCGGCAACCCCGAGACGCTGCTCGGCGGCAAGTTCCTCGACGGGCCGTGGCCCGACGTGGCCCAGGCCGTGCAGGTCTCCGCCTACTCACTGAAGTCGCTGTCGGTGGCCTGCGCGCCGCTGATGAGCGAGGGCGGCTCGGTCGTCGGCCTCACCTTCGACGCGACCGTCGCCTGGCCGGCCTACGACTGGATGGGCGTGGCCAAGGCCGGCCTGGAGTCGACCTCGCGCTACCTGGCCCGCGACCTCGGGCCGCAGGGGATCCGGGTCAACCTGGTCTCCGCCGGGCCGCTGAAGACGCTGGCCGCGAAGGCGATCCCCGGCTTCGAGCAGCTCGAGAACATGTGGAGCGACCGCGCGCCCCTCGGGTGGGACAACACCGACCAGGGCCCCACCGCGAAGGCCGTGTGCGCGCTGCTGTCGGACTTCTTCCCGGCAACGACCGGCGAGATCGTCCACGTCGACGGCGGCTTCCACGCGATGGGTGCCTGA
- a CDS encoding beta-ketoacyl-ACP reductase, whose product MTDETPAPPEAPSGRSVLVTGGNRGIGRAIAEAFVAQGDRVAVTTRNGGAPDGTLDVRCDVTDPEAVEAAFRTVEEAHGPVEVLVANAGITHDTLLLRMSEEDWSSVIDTNLTGTFRLVKRASKGMLRLKRGRIVLISSVVGMLGSPGQVNYAASKAGLVGMARSMARELGSRGITTNVVAPGYVETDMTGVLTDEQRAAIKQQVPLGRYASPQEVAGAVTWLAGDHAAYVTGAVIPVDGGLGMGH is encoded by the coding sequence GTGACCGACGAGACCCCCGCACCACCCGAGGCCCCGTCCGGCCGCTCGGTCCTCGTGACCGGCGGCAACCGTGGCATCGGCCGCGCCATCGCCGAGGCCTTCGTGGCCCAGGGCGACCGCGTGGCCGTGACGACCCGCAACGGCGGCGCGCCGGACGGCACGCTCGACGTGCGCTGCGACGTGACCGACCCCGAGGCGGTCGAGGCCGCGTTCCGCACGGTCGAGGAGGCGCACGGCCCGGTCGAGGTGCTGGTCGCCAACGCCGGCATCACCCACGACACGCTGCTGCTGCGGATGTCGGAGGAGGACTGGTCGTCGGTGATCGACACCAACCTCACCGGCACCTTCCGCCTGGTCAAGCGGGCCTCGAAGGGGATGCTGCGGCTCAAGCGCGGACGCATCGTGCTGATCTCCTCGGTGGTCGGGATGCTCGGCTCGCCGGGCCAGGTCAACTACGCCGCCTCCAAGGCCGGCCTGGTGGGGATGGCCCGCTCGATGGCGCGTGAGCTCGGCTCGCGCGGCATCACCACCAACGTCGTGGCCCCCGGCTACGTCGAGACCGACATGACCGGCGTGCTCACCGACGAGCAGCGCGCGGCGATCAAGCAGCAGGTGCCGCTGGGGCGCTACGCCTCCCCGCAGGAGGTCGCCGGCGCGGTGACCTGGCTGGCCGGCGACCACGCGGCGTACGTGACCGGGGCCGTGATCCCGGTCGACGGCGGACTAGGGATGGGACACTGA
- a CDS encoding dodecin, translated as MSNRTYRLTEIVGTSPVGIEEAIRNGVERAGQTLRHLDWFEVTQVRGQIKDGTVEHYQVGMKLGFRLEDDE; from the coding sequence ATGAGCAACCGCACCTACCGCCTGACCGAGATCGTCGGCACGTCCCCCGTGGGCATCGAGGAGGCGATCCGCAACGGCGTCGAGCGCGCCGGCCAGACGCTGCGCCACCTCGACTGGTTCGAGGTCACCCAGGTCCGCGGCCAGATCAAGGACGGCACGGTCGAGCACTACCAGGTCGGGATGAAGCTCGGCTTCCGCCTCGAGGACGACGAGTGA
- a CDS encoding DUF3099 domain-containing protein codes for MARTPHDDGAVRITTAATSRSADIATRQRRYLWSMSLRSACFVGAGLAALAGIGWLWPILIAGAIILPYIAVVLANAATTRTDVFELQQVIATDRQLGPAGPRD; via the coding sequence ATGGCCCGAACCCCGCACGACGACGGCGCGGTCCGCATCACCACGGCCGCCACCAGCCGCTCCGCCGACATCGCCACCCGCCAGCGTCGCTACCTCTGGTCGATGAGCCTGCGGTCGGCCTGCTTCGTCGGTGCCGGTCTCGCCGCGCTCGCCGGGATCGGCTGGCTGTGGCCGATCCTGATCGCCGGTGCCATCATCCTGCCCTACATCGCGGTGGTGCTCGCGAACGCGGCCACGACTCGGACCGACGTCTTCGAGCTGCAGCAGGTCATCGCCACCGACCGCCAGCTCGGTCCCGCCGGCCCGCGCGACTGA